A DNA window from Propionispora vibrioides contains the following coding sequences:
- the ribD gene encoding bifunctional diaminohydroxyphosphoribosylaminopyrimidine deaminase/5-amino-6-(5-phosphoribosylamino)uracil reductase RibD: MDELYMKQALMLAAQGLGRTSPNPVVGAVIVADGSIVGQGWHQAAGTPHAEVHALAQAGRLARNATLYVTLEPCCHHGRTGPCTDAIIAAGVKRVVVAMTDPNPLVRGKGIQKLRQHGLEVLEGVCAAEAAQLNEVFIKWIATGLPFGVLKTAITLDGKIATYTGHSKWITSERSREYVHGLRNMYDAILVGIGTVLADDPSLTTRLPGGGKNPIRVIVDSKGRIPLEAKLLCDCEAPVIIAVGPEASAEKLAALQAKGAEVLTLPLVAGRGVSLRHLFVELGQRNITSILVEGGAEVNASVLAENVVDKVHWFIAPKIIGGKTAPGPVGGLGLSDMAQATVLEDMQVKNIGKDILLTAYMQRREGRDVYRTCGRIGNSEGHS; encoded by the coding sequence ATGGATGAATTATATATGAAACAGGCACTGATGCTGGCGGCGCAAGGGCTGGGACGTACATCACCCAATCCTGTTGTTGGGGCGGTCATTGTTGCTGATGGCAGCATCGTCGGCCAAGGCTGGCATCAGGCTGCAGGAACACCCCATGCTGAAGTACATGCGCTCGCCCAGGCTGGGAGACTGGCACGAAATGCAACGCTATATGTCACATTAGAACCTTGCTGCCATCATGGGCGCACAGGCCCCTGCACAGATGCCATAATTGCAGCCGGTGTGAAAAGGGTCGTTGTGGCAATGACTGATCCTAATCCGCTTGTCAGAGGAAAAGGCATTCAGAAACTCAGACAGCATGGTCTTGAGGTGCTGGAGGGAGTTTGTGCCGCTGAAGCGGCACAGCTGAACGAAGTATTTATCAAATGGATTGCCACAGGACTGCCCTTTGGTGTATTAAAGACGGCAATAACACTGGACGGTAAAATTGCGACCTATACAGGCCATTCCAAATGGATTACCAGTGAGCGTTCAAGAGAGTATGTCCATGGCTTGCGTAATATGTACGATGCTATCTTAGTGGGAATTGGAACCGTTCTTGCCGATGATCCGTCGCTAACGACGCGCTTGCCGGGCGGCGGCAAAAATCCCATCCGCGTGATTGTGGACAGTAAGGGACGGATTCCGTTAGAGGCAAAGCTGCTTTGTGACTGTGAGGCGCCTGTCATCATAGCTGTCGGGCCGGAGGCTTCGGCGGAAAAACTGGCAGCTTTGCAAGCGAAGGGGGCAGAGGTCCTTACACTGCCGTTGGTTGCCGGGAGAGGTGTTTCGTTACGACATTTATTTGTTGAGCTTGGTCAACGAAATATAACAAGTATTCTTGTGGAAGGCGGGGCCGAGGTGAATGCTTCGGTACTAGCGGAGAATGTGGTAGATAAAGTGCACTGGTTTATCGCACCTAAAATAATTGGCGGCAAAACGGCGCCGGGACCTGTTGGTGGATTGGGACTGAGCGATATGGCGCAGGCTACCGTACTTGAAGACATGCAGGTGAAAAATATTGGAAAAGATATATTGCTGACTGCTTACATGCAGCGAAGGGAGGGCCGTGATGTTTACAGGACTTGTGGAAGAATTGGGAACAGTGAGGGCCATAGCTAG
- a CDS encoding riboflavin synthase — MFTGLVEELGTVRAIARGQKSVRLTINANTVLDQTKLGDSIAVNGTCLTVVELANGWFAADVMPETVDRTALANLRPGDYVNLERTLRVGDRLGGHIVAGHIDEVGRIAVKEKNDIAILIKITADAEIMRYIIKKGSIAIDGISLTVVDCGDQWFTVSLIPHTASLTTLGHKQKGDPVNLEVDMIGKYVEKLLGLPQNQSETGKPVGITMEYLKDHGF, encoded by the coding sequence ATGTTTACAGGACTTGTGGAAGAATTGGGAACAGTGAGGGCCATAGCTAGAGGCCAGAAGTCGGTTCGTTTGACGATTAATGCCAATACTGTGCTGGATCAGACAAAATTGGGTGACAGCATTGCCGTTAATGGCACTTGCCTTACCGTAGTAGAACTGGCGAACGGTTGGTTTGCCGCTGATGTAATGCCGGAAACTGTTGATAGAACTGCATTGGCAAATTTAAGACCCGGTGACTATGTTAATTTGGAAAGAACACTCCGGGTTGGCGACCGCTTGGGAGGGCATATTGTAGCAGGTCATATTGACGAAGTAGGACGCATTGCCGTCAAGGAGAAAAATGATATTGCCATTCTAATCAAGATTACGGCAGATGCCGAAATTATGCGGTATATTATAAAAAAAGGTTCTATTGCCATTGATGGCATTAGTCTTACCGTAGTCGACTGCGGCGATCAGTGGTTTACCGTATCATTAATTCCGCATACAGCTTCTCTGACCACTTTGGGACATAAACAGAAGGGAGATCCGGTTAACTTGGAAGTCGATATGATCGGAAAGTATGTGGAAAAGCTCTTGGGGTTGCCGCAAAATCAGAGCGAAACTGGTAAGCCTGTCGGTATTACCATGGAATATCTAAAGGATCATGGATTCTAG
- the rsgA gene encoding ribosome small subunit-dependent GTPase A, with the protein MQGNELIQGIVVKTYNSFYYVQTNSSQITCTLRGRMKQERFSLLVGDIVQYTLNGPDKGVIEQILPRRTKLERPMVANVDQVIVTFAAATPDLHVGLVDRFLVLAALSGLKAYLCINKIELLPADRLQDIINLYRAIGYPVLALSAKEGTGVAELKQILYGKISAFAGPSGVGKSTLLNAIEPGFQLTTGELSEKIGRGKHTTRFAQLLPLAGGEGFVVDTPGFSFTEFSGIKEAQLADCFPEMEPYSAHCRFSSCLHVKEPQCAVKEAVTDGHIAQSRYASYLEIIGELREQRNKF; encoded by the coding sequence ATGCAGGGGAATGAGTTAATACAGGGCATTGTAGTAAAGACCTATAATAGCTTTTACTATGTGCAAACCAATTCGAGCCAAATTACTTGCACCCTGCGAGGCAGAATGAAGCAGGAACGTTTTTCCCTGTTAGTTGGGGATATCGTGCAGTACACGCTCAACGGACCGGATAAGGGAGTTATTGAGCAGATTTTACCTAGGCGTACCAAATTGGAGCGACCGATGGTCGCCAATGTTGATCAAGTAATCGTCACATTTGCCGCTGCCACACCCGACCTTCATGTGGGACTTGTCGATCGTTTTCTGGTGCTTGCCGCTTTGTCCGGTTTAAAAGCATACCTGTGCATAAATAAGATTGAGCTATTGCCGGCGGACCGTTTGCAGGATATTATTAACCTGTACCGAGCGATCGGCTATCCGGTGCTTGCTCTCTCCGCCAAAGAGGGCACCGGTGTAGCGGAATTAAAACAGATTCTGTACGGAAAAATTTCCGCTTTCGCCGGTCCGTCGGGTGTGGGAAAATCAACTCTTTTAAACGCAATAGAACCGGGGTTTCAATTGACTACCGGTGAATTAAGTGAGAAGATTGGACGTGGCAAACATACGACACGGTTTGCCCAGTTATTGCCGTTAGCGGGAGGGGAAGGGTTTGTCGTCGACACCCCTGGTTTTAGCTTTACGGAGTTTTCCGGCATTAAAGAGGCACAGCTGGCAGATTGCTTTCCGGAAATGGAACCATACTCGGCCCATTGCCGGTTTTCTTCCTGCCTTCACGTCAAGGAGCCGCAGTGCGCGGTAAAGGAAGCCGTCACTGACGGCCACATAGCTCAGAGCCGCTATGCCTCTTATTTGGAGATTATCGGTGAGCTTCGGGAACAACGGAATAAGTTTTAG